In a single window of the Nitrospira sp. MA-1 genome:
- the rplK gene encoding 50S ribosomal protein L11 — protein sequence MAKEITSQIKLQIPAGKANPAPPVGPSLGQHGVNIMEFCKQFNARTQKQEGSIIPVVISVYKDRSFSFVTKTPPASDLLKKAAGIIKGSGIPHKNKVGTITMAQLEDIAKLKVEDLNAGDIPAAMNVIAGTARSMGITVEG from the coding sequence ATGGCCAAAGAAATAACTAGTCAAATTAAATTGCAGATTCCGGCTGGAAAAGCCAATCCTGCTCCTCCTGTTGGGCCATCTTTGGGGCAACATGGAGTAAACATTATGGAGTTTTGTAAACAGTTTAATGCTAGGACTCAGAAGCAGGAGGGAAGCATTATCCCTGTGGTCATTTCTGTTTATAAGGATAGAAGTTTTAGCTTCGTGACCAAGACTCCTCCGGCATCAGATTTACTGAAGAAGGCTGCCGGTATCATAAAGGGTTCAGGAATTCCGCATAAAAATAAAGTTGGGACAATCACTATGGCACAGCTAGAGGACATTGCTAAGTTGAAAGTAGAAGATTTAAATGCCGGTGATATTCCAGCTGCGATGAATGTGATTGCAGGAACTGCGAGAAGTATGGGCATTACGGTTGAGGGGTAA
- the secE gene encoding preprotein translocase subunit SecE — translation MSDVRGELKKISYPTKSETIGSTTVVLLFCVIMSLYLSVVDSFLVWLISRVI, via the coding sequence ATGTCTGACGTGCGTGGTGAACTTAAAAAAATTTCTTATCCTACTAAGTCTGAAACGATTGGATCGACCACGGTGGTTCTGTTGTTTTGCGTTATTATGTCTCTTTACCTCTCTGTGGTGGATTCATTTCTCGTTTGGTTAATTAGCCGGGTTATTTAG
- the tuf gene encoding elongation factor Tu, translating to MAKAKFERKKPHVNVGTIGHVDHGKTTLTSALTKVMGDTGKAKFIPYDEVAKASESQGRRDPTKILTIAISHVEYETDNRHYAHVDCPGHADYVKNMITGAAQMDGAILVVSAADGPMPQTREHILLARQVGVPFIVVFLNKADKVEDKELLELVELEVRELLTKYGFPGDDVPVVIGSAIKAIEGDQSEVGVPSIMRLLEAVDSYIPTPQRAIDKPFLMPIEDVFTISGRGTVVTGRVERGVVKVGDEIEIVGLRPTQTTIVTGVEMFRKVLDEGQAGDNIGALLRGTKKEDVERGMVLAKPKSITPHTKFKAEVYILTKDEGGRHTPFFNGYRPQFYFRTTDVTGVVQLNPGVEMVMPGDNVSFEGELISPIAMEQGVRFAVREGGRTVGAGVVTEIVA from the coding sequence ATGGCGAAGGCGAAGTTTGAGCGGAAGAAGCCGCATGTCAATGTGGGAACGATCGGGCATGTCGACCATGGCAAGACGACATTGACCTCGGCCTTGACGAAGGTGATGGGCGATACGGGGAAGGCCAAATTTATTCCCTATGATGAGGTGGCCAAGGCGAGTGAGAGCCAGGGGCGACGGGATCCGACCAAAATTCTGACCATTGCCATCTCCCATGTGGAATATGAAACGGATAATCGGCATTATGCGCACGTCGACTGCCCGGGGCATGCGGATTATGTGAAGAATATGATTACGGGGGCGGCGCAGATGGACGGCGCGATTTTGGTGGTGAGTGCCGCTGATGGGCCGATGCCGCAAACGCGGGAGCATATTTTGTTGGCGCGGCAGGTCGGGGTGCCCTTTATTGTGGTCTTTTTGAATAAAGCGGACAAGGTTGAAGATAAAGAGTTGTTGGAGTTGGTGGAATTGGAAGTGCGGGAGTTGCTCACGAAGTATGGCTTCCCGGGCGATGATGTGCCGGTGGTCATTGGGTCCGCGATCAAGGCGATTGAGGGGGATCAGAGTGAAGTGGGGGTCCCGTCGATTATGCGCTTATTGGAGGCCGTCGATAGCTATATCCCGACCCCGCAGCGGGCCATTGACAAGCCGTTTCTCATGCCGATTGAAGATGTCTTTACGATTAGCGGTCGGGGGACGGTGGTGACGGGCCGGGTGGAGCGCGGGGTGGTCAAGGTGGGGGATGAAATTGAGATTGTGGGGCTGAGGCCGACGCAGACGACGATTGTCACGGGCGTGGAAATGTTCCGGAAGGTGTTGGATGAGGGGCAGGCGGGTGACAATATTGGGGCGCTGTTGCGGGGTACGAAGAAAGAGGATGTGGAGCGGGGTATGGTGTTAGCCAAGCCGAAGAGTATTACGCCGCATACGAAATTCAAAGCGGAAGTGTATATTTTGACGAAGGATGAGGGCGGGCGGCATACGCCGTTTTTTAATGGGTATCGTCCGCAGTTTTACTTCCGGACGACGGATGTCACGGGGGTGGTGCAATTAAACCCGGGGGTGGAGATGGTGATGCCGGGGGATAATGTGTCGTTTGAGGGGGAATTGATCTCCCCGATTGCCATGGAGCAAGGGGTGCGATTTGCAGTGCGAGAAGGGGGCCGAACGGTGGGAGCCGGGGTGGTCACGGAAATCGTCGCGTAA
- the nusG gene encoding transcription termination/antitermination protein NusG gives MSSHWYVIHTYAGYEGRVRAGIVERANQLGMADSVAQVLVPTEDVVEFKEGKRRASKRKFFPGYVLLEANGPLGDEVVAMIKETPKVTGFIGGGARPIPLDPEEVSTLLKQLESGVTAPRELANFSKGDNVRIVDGPFLGFNGLVDEVDQDHGRVKALVSIFGRSTPVELAFAQVERV, from the coding sequence ATGTCGAGTCATTGGTATGTCATTCACACCTATGCGGGATATGAGGGGCGAGTTCGAGCTGGAATAGTCGAGCGGGCGAATCAATTGGGTATGGCGGATTCGGTGGCGCAAGTCCTTGTTCCTACGGAGGATGTAGTGGAATTTAAAGAAGGAAAACGCCGGGCCTCCAAACGAAAATTCTTTCCCGGGTATGTTCTCCTTGAAGCGAACGGTCCGCTTGGGGATGAGGTTGTGGCTATGATTAAAGAGACCCCCAAGGTGACCGGTTTTATTGGAGGGGGAGCCAGGCCAATCCCGCTTGATCCAGAGGAGGTGTCCACGCTTTTAAAGCAGTTGGAGTCTGGCGTGACGGCTCCGAGGGAATTGGCGAATTTTTCAAAAGGGGACAATGTCAGAATTGTGGATGGCCCATTCTTGGGATTCAATGGATTAGTGGATGAGGTTGATCAGGATCATGGTCGGGTAAAGGCGCTAGTCAGTATTTTTGGTCGATCAACCCCGGTGGAGTTGGCGTTTGCTCAAGTTGAGCGGGTTTAG
- the rpmG gene encoding 50S ribosomal protein L33, with product MRVIISLACGDCKRRNYSTMKNKKNDPDRLEVKKYCRFCRKHSPHKEVK from the coding sequence ATGAGAGTCATTATTTCTCTAGCGTGCGGAGATTGCAAACGTCGAAATTATTCGACAATGAAAAATAAGAAAAACGATCCAGATCGGTTGGAAGTTAAAAAATATTGCCGTTTTTGTCGAAAGCATAGCCCTCACAAAGAGGTGAAGTGA
- a CDS encoding DUF192 domain-containing protein, with protein sequence MKRPHLPSQQRKRPKFLTWIVVIPSCLCMGLIIGSYLNAFGEINDRQAKGLAHIATPNGEIIFAEVADTLDKRAQGLMYRTAMDENHGMLFIFPELGYWTFWMKNTKIPLDILWLDQKGTIIHIEANVPICTRVDDHCPRHYSYKQSWQVLELNAGTAEKFQLQPGSRLTISLPSQNLNPS encoded by the coding sequence ATGAAACGCCCTCACCTACCAAGCCAGCAGAGAAAGCGGCCGAAATTTCTAACTTGGATCGTCGTCATTCCTTCTTGCTTATGCATGGGGCTAATCATTGGATCTTACTTAAACGCTTTTGGGGAAATAAATGATCGACAGGCAAAGGGCCTTGCTCACATCGCGACACCCAATGGAGAAATTATTTTTGCCGAGGTGGCAGACACGCTGGATAAAAGAGCTCAAGGACTGATGTATCGGACCGCCATGGATGAAAATCATGGCATGTTATTTATTTTCCCAGAATTGGGGTATTGGACCTTTTGGATGAAGAACACAAAAATCCCGCTGGATATTTTATGGCTGGACCAAAAGGGAACCATTATTCACATTGAAGCAAACGTCCCAATTTGCACGAGGGTAGATGACCACTGCCCACGCCACTATTCGTACAAACAGTCCTGGCAGGTCCTTGAACTCAATGCCGGAACAGCAGAAAAGTTCCAACTCCAACCAGGAAGCCGACTCACAATTTCCCTGCCTTCCCAGAACCTCAATCCCTCCTAA